From the Euphorbia lathyris chromosome 6, ddEupLath1.1, whole genome shotgun sequence genome, one window contains:
- the LOC136231958 gene encoding outer envelope pore protein 16, chloroplastic, whose product MPSSRFGASLSSPKLDVAIDMGNPLLNLTVDGFLKIGTVGAGRALAEDAFHVVKRGSISSKDFEHTLKKMCKEGFYWGSVAGVYVGMEYGMERIRGTRDWKNAMVGGALTGALISAASNKSSDKLVTDAITGGAIATAATFLNYLT is encoded by the exons atgcCTAGCAGCAGATTTGGCGCTTCTTTATCGAGTCCAAAACTTGATGTGGCAATCGATATGGGAAATCCTTTGCTCAATCTTACTGTCGATGGTTTCTTGAAGATTGGAACT GTTGGAGCTGGTAGAGCACTTGCAGAGGACGCATTCCATGTTGTTAAACGAG GGAGTATTAGTTCTAAGGATTTTGAGCATACG CTGAAAAAGATGTGCAAAGAAGGTTTTTATTGGG GAAGTGTTGCTGGAGTTTATGTAGGAATGGAATATGGGATGGAGAGGATCCGTGGAACCAGAGATTGG AAAAATGCAATGGTGGGGGGAGCATTGACAGGAGCACTGATATCAGCAGCAAGTAACAAGAGTTCAGATAAGTTAGTGACAGATGCAATTACTGGAGGTGCCATAGCAACAGCTGCTACCTTCCTCAACTATCTCACCTGA
- the LOC136233021 gene encoding metallothionein-like protein type 2, which translates to MSSCGSNNCGCGSDCKCGSGCGCGMYPDLGATESSMTSETLIVGVAPATKFYEMGFGEEGGHGCKCGSSCSCDPCNC; encoded by the exons ATGTCTTCCTGTGGTAGTAACAACTGTGGATGTGGTTCTGACTGCAAGTGCGGCTCCGGCTGCGG ATGTGGGATGTACCCAGACTTGGGAGCGACAGAGAGCAGCATGACAAGTGAGACCCTGATTGTAGGAGTGGCTCCTGCTACCAAGTTCTACGAGATGGGGTTTGGTGAAGAGGGTGGACATGGATGCAAGTGTGGTTCAAGCTGCTCATGTGATCCATGCAACTGCTAA